One window from the genome of Mucilaginibacter ginsenosidivorans encodes:
- a CDS encoding phosphoribosylanthranilate isomerase, with protein sequence MRIKVCGLKHAENIGAVAALGPDYVGFICYAPSPRYASGLQDEILAALPEGIYKTAVFVNEDEEIITKLIDNYNFDAVQLHGNESPEFCELFRDKATVIKAFGIDEDFDFDRLVGYAGKVDYFLFDTKTPKHGGSGQSFDWRLLNGYKLNVPFFLSGGLSLDNLGEVKAIDHPQFFGVDLNSKFELEPGLKDIDKLKKAFEILK encoded by the coding sequence ATGAGGATAAAGGTTTGTGGTTTAAAGCATGCGGAAAATATTGGAGCCGTAGCAGCATTGGGGCCCGATTATGTGGGTTTTATCTGCTACGCGCCATCACCAAGATATGCGTCCGGTCTCCAGGACGAAATATTGGCCGCTCTGCCTGAAGGTATTTATAAAACAGCGGTGTTTGTAAATGAAGATGAAGAAATTATAACTAAACTTATTGATAACTATAACTTTGACGCGGTTCAATTACATGGCAATGAAAGCCCTGAATTTTGTGAATTGTTCCGCGATAAAGCGACGGTTATCAAGGCGTTTGGTATCGACGAGGATTTTGATTTCGACAGGCTCGTCGGGTATGCGGGTAAGGTTGATTATTTCCTGTTCGATACCAAAACTCCTAAACATGGCGGATCGGGACAAAGCTTTGACTGGAGATTGCTGAACGGCTATAAATTGAATGTCCCGTTTTTTTTGAGCGGAGGTTTAAGCCTGGACAACCTGGGTGAGGTAAAGGCAATAGATCACCCTCAATTTTTCGGCGTCGATTTAAACAGTAAGTTCGAACTGGAGCCGGGGTTGAAGGATATTGATAAATTGAAAAAGGCATTTGAAATACTAAAATGA
- the trpB gene encoding tryptophan synthase subunit beta, with protein MKYGVNEQGYYGDFGGAYIPEMLYPNVEELRQQYLRILNDADFKAEYDQLLRDYVGRPSPLYHARRYSEKYETNIFFKREDLNHTGSHKINNAIGQILLAIRLGKKRIIAETGAGQHGVATATVCALKGIECVVYMGEVDMERQAPNVARMKMLGAKVVPATSGSKTLKDATNEAMRDWINNPVDTHYIIGSVVGPYPYPEMVAQFQSVISLEAKKQLLEKTGSELPQYVIACVGGGSNAMGVFYHFLDDESVKLIAVEAAGQGVDSGHSAATTFLGREGVLHGSRTILMQTDDGQVVEPYSISAGLDYPGIGPQHAHLYKIKRAQYVSATDDEALQAGLLCCQLEGIIPAIETAHALAHLEKMKFEPTDNVVICISGRGDKDLNTYIKHFNF; from the coding sequence ATGAAATACGGAGTAAACGAGCAAGGCTATTATGGCGATTTCGGCGGGGCATACATCCCCGAAATGCTTTATCCCAACGTCGAGGAATTGCGGCAGCAATATTTACGTATCCTGAATGATGCTGATTTTAAGGCCGAATATGACCAATTGCTGCGCGATTACGTGGGGCGACCATCGCCCTTATACCATGCCAGGCGATATTCGGAAAAATACGAGACAAACATATTTTTTAAGCGGGAAGACCTGAATCATACCGGTTCGCATAAGATCAACAATGCGATAGGCCAGATATTGCTTGCCATCCGTCTCGGGAAAAAACGTATCATCGCCGAAACAGGCGCTGGTCAACATGGGGTGGCAACAGCGACAGTTTGTGCACTAAAAGGCATCGAATGCGTGGTTTACATGGGCGAAGTGGATATGGAACGCCAGGCGCCAAATGTGGCCCGTATGAAAATGCTTGGCGCTAAGGTGGTTCCGGCTACGTCCGGAAGTAAAACTTTAAAGGATGCTACCAACGAGGCCATGCGCGACTGGATCAATAACCCAGTGGACACACACTATATCATTGGCTCGGTGGTTGGTCCTTATCCGTACCCCGAAATGGTGGCACAGTTTCAGTCCGTTATCTCGCTGGAAGCAAAAAAACAATTACTTGAGAAAACCGGAAGCGAATTACCCCAATATGTTATTGCCTGTGTAGGCGGTGGCAGCAATGCCATGGGTGTGTTTTATCATTTTTTGGATGACGAGTCGGTGAAATTAATAGCTGTGGAAGCGGCAGGACAGGGGGTTGACAGCGGCCATTCGGCAGCGACAACCTTTCTTGGTCGCGAAGGAGTATTGCATGGCAGCCGCACCATCCTGATGCAAACTGATGACGGGCAGGTAGTTGAGCCATATTCCATATCAGCTGGGCTGGATTACCCGGGCATAGGGCCACAGCACGCGCATTTATATAAGATAAAACGTGCACAATATGTAAGTGCCACCGATGATGAGGCCTTGCAAGCGGGCTTATTGTGCTGCCAGTTGGAAGGCATTATCCCGGCAATAGAAACGGCGCACGCCCTGGCGCATCTTGAAAAAATGAAATTTGAACCCACCGACAACGTAGTGATCTGTATTTCGGGAAGGGGAGATAAGGATTTGAATACGTATATAAAACATTTTAATTTTTGA
- the trpA gene encoding tryptophan synthase subunit alpha, whose amino-acid sequence MNRLNKLFDSKKDNLLSIYFTAGYPALSTTVEIAEALEKAGVDFLEIGFPYSDPVADGPTIQHSSEVALENGMNLNRLFEELKDIRQRVSIPILLMGYVNPMVQYGVARFCKKAAEVGVDGVIVPDLPMYEYESLYSKDFKNNNLSNIFLVTPQTSEERIRKIDGLSDSFIYLLSSSSITGKNLEVSNSIEDYYKRVKSMQLKNPAIIGFGISNTDTFNKACEYARGAIVGSAFVKFLGSENYLERIPGFIQSIRP is encoded by the coding sequence ATGAACCGATTAAATAAACTTTTCGACTCGAAAAAAGATAACCTGCTATCCATCTACTTCACTGCGGGTTACCCGGCGCTTAGTACGACAGTTGAGATCGCCGAAGCACTGGAAAAAGCGGGAGTTGACTTTTTGGAGATCGGTTTTCCGTATTCCGACCCCGTGGCAGATGGACCGACAATTCAGCATAGTTCAGAAGTTGCACTGGAAAATGGGATGAACCTGAACCGGCTTTTTGAAGAGTTGAAAGATATCAGGCAGCGTGTCAGCATACCCATTTTATTGATGGGCTACGTAAACCCAATGGTGCAATATGGTGTAGCACGTTTCTGCAAAAAAGCTGCTGAAGTTGGTGTCGATGGCGTTATCGTACCTGATTTGCCTATGTATGAGTATGAAAGCCTTTACTCCAAAGATTTTAAGAATAATAACCTCAGCAATATCTTCCTGGTAACCCCCCAGACGTCTGAAGAACGCATCCGCAAGATAGACGGCCTGAGTGATAGCTTTATTTACCTGCTTTCGTCATCATCAATAACCGGTAAAAACCTCGAGGTGTCCAATTCAATAGAGGATTATTACAAGCGCGTTAAATCGATGCAATTGAAAAATCCGGCTATTATTGGCTTCGGCATATCTAATACCGACACTTTTAACAAAGCTTGTGAATATGCGCGCGGGGCTATTGTAGGCAGCGCGTTCGTAAAGTTTTTGGGAAGTGAAAATTATTTGGAACGGATTCCCGGGTTTATCCAATCAATAAGACCTTAA
- a CDS encoding L-threonylcarbamoyladenylate synthase: MLLKIYPENPNPKAIEQVVDVLRKGGIIIYPTDTVYGLGCDITNHRAIERICQIRRIKPEKANFSFICYDLSHISDYIKPIDTTLFRMLKKALPGPFTFIFNANHNVPKLLSSNKKTVGIRVPDNDIAREIVKQLGNPIVSTSIHDDDEVVEYSTDPELIYEKYQDLVDIVIDGGYGGNIASTVVDCTSGEPEVIREGKGELELYL; the protein is encoded by the coding sequence ATGTTACTAAAGATATATCCTGAAAACCCTAATCCAAAAGCTATTGAGCAGGTTGTTGATGTGCTGCGTAAAGGCGGCATCATCATCTACCCTACCGATACAGTATACGGCCTGGGTTGCGATATTACCAATCACAGGGCTATTGAACGTATCTGCCAGATCAGGCGCATTAAACCTGAAAAAGCAAATTTCTCATTCATCTGCTACGATCTGAGCCACATTTCGGACTACATCAAACCGATAGACACCACCCTGTTCCGTATGCTGAAAAAGGCACTGCCCGGGCCGTTCACCTTTATTTTTAATGCGAATCATAATGTACCGAAACTATTGAGTTCGAATAAAAAAACGGTGGGTATACGCGTGCCTGATAATGATATTGCACGGGAGATAGTGAAGCAATTAGGCAATCCTATTGTATCTACCTCTATCCACGATGATGATGAAGTGGTGGAATATTCAACTGATCCGGAACTTATCTATGAAAAATACCAGGATCTGGTGGATATTGTGATCGATGGCGGTTACGGTGGTAATATAGCATCAACCGTGGTCGACTGCACGTCGGGTGAGCCTGAAGTGATTCGTGAGGGCAAGGGTGAACTGGAATTATATCTGTAA